The genome window atgcaaGAGCAGATCTTGGggactcccatgtaacaacgctactccgtataatagactttttagtatgctttttttacgtaaaataatatttttactaaacaccgatttgttttgtttaccttgatatcattatttctttTCATTATAGTATTTTTTGGACGAAATAtggatgaatttttgtagaattttcgtaccggtatgaagaaaatcatatcgcaatacaatatgcggattgcgtattgcaatatataccgatataccggtatattgttgcagcactacccGATAGGGTAGGTAAAAACTACGAAAGTTCAAGACGATTCTGGGTTCTGCTATAAACAGTTTAAACGCCTCGTTGGTATTGATAACGGATTAATTGATTTGCATGAAAACAACACGTTTCTCTCCGGAATAACACACATAATGCATTTGATCTGTTATATATAAGAGTTGTTACTCTATATACTGCATAATACTCAATAACGTCGTAAAGAGCAAATAAATCAAAACTTGTATTGTTGGTGTAAAACATATCAAAGTGAAATGAAAAAGGACGATAATGATGAGACACATTTTTAAATGGAGGGGCATAAAAATCGAAGTGCGAATGCGTTTGCTTTGCCATGCTGTTCCCGTGCACCTGCTTCTGTGGCTGAAGCGATAGTGTCACTGGCGTCCATGACGACCGTTTCTAAGTCCTGCTTTCCTCTCATTGTATGCGCAGTCAGTTCGCGCGCACCTGCTTCTGTGGCTGAAGCGATAGTGTCACTAGCGTCCATGACGACCGTTTCTATGTCATGTTTGCCTCTCAGTGTATGCGCAGTCAGTTCCCGCGCACCTGCCTCGGTGGCTGAAGCGAAAGTGGCACTAGCTTCCATGACGACCGTTTCTAGGTCCTGTTTGTATCTTAGTGCATGCGCAGTCAGTTCCCGCGCACCTGCCATGTTGGATGAAGCAATAGTGTCACTACCATCTGTTACGACGGTTTCTATGTCATGTTTCTCTGTGATTACGCCAGCAGTCTGCTCCCGTGCACCTGCTGCGCAGGGTGAAGCGCACCCCATTACGACGGATTATATGTCCTGtgaacaaacaaatataagtaaTAATGTATACACTTTGATTTATATGTAGTATAGGCCCGTTTGACACGAAAACACGTCACAATCTAAAACGCATTTatacaaaaatttaaataaacataaatgcatAATTTGTCCATAACAAAGTGACACTGAAGCTCAATATATCGCAGGTAAATTAACAATGTCTCAAGCATCCCTCTTATGCAAGGGACATATTCAGGTTTTTGTTAATTgataaaaatgggaaaaaatgttttagatttgcaaatgttcgttgtaatAATGATGTTCgcgaggaaacagaaatactgaacatttaccatgctctaaaatattcatttaattcagcttttgacgattttaaaacctgaaaattataaagcttttcaACCGCTAAacgatttggagagttctgttattttAGTTATATGTTGTGACATTACGAGAATCGCTCAGATAATGTATCAAATACACCAGTTATCGTATTAGcacgtttttttaattaaattaataattgtttttaccGGAGCTATTTagctccaatgtttacatttatcaaatttaaagcatttaatgacaaacttctatacacgccaaaatctgtgaaaaggtgcCTTTAAAACTTGGCTAACCTGTCAAACAAAATCAAGACTTTTTGAAAACTTTTTGGAAACTTAAGTTGAACCATGAAAGTTTTCAAATGCTATGTATACATTTTCGTTTACAAAAGAACCCACACAGGAACTGTAGTGATAGGCTAACCAAAATGTAGTATATACTAACAAGTTGGAAAAAGACAACGGACTCATATAGCCAAAATCACTGTTATAAAAACTTTTTTGAGTTCTTGTTTAATCATTTGTTATACTACTGCTTAATCCATCACATTCTTTCATAAACGTCTTAAATAGATATTCTGCATCAGTCACTATTTTGCAATACCAACCTTTCAATGTGAAACAAGTATATTTCAATTCCTAGTATAAGACAGGCTCACTGAATGTAtgtgccatatttgattaaaagaaATAGACTTCTAAAAATGCATAAATTAATGACAATTATGACCTCTCATTGACTTCCTCTTATATAATTGATTACAACCGGCTGTCATTGAAAtgattaaagcctctataacgctcaaaatcaacgaacatttcgtaaaataattcgtaaaataaagttaacacctaaacaatcagtgttccttatagtaatagccacaatttcaccgctagatgtggtatgattaaattgatttttgtagataaaaaatgctcgttAGATAACACCAATaagagtaaatggaaattattctaccagaaaatccttaaaacatatggtgacgccttactttttgaatgtaatatcgacaacaaTATCTTAgacgaaatttcaaccaaaaacatatttctagcgaatgttctatcggcatggtgtaaagtcactcataatttagaaaccaaaataaacagtaaaataattatatggaacaataaagacataactacacattataaaacgtttttctataaaaattggttcgaacgaaacataaaatatgtagatgaattatacgactacagaataaacgacttctattcttttgataacttatgctacatactcggaatacctacaagtaacttcctaatgtactacacattgatcaaaagtatacccttacatattaaaactgttatcaatacaaataacacaccatgtactcaaaaaacattcgtagaaaacataattgaaaaacaaaacaaaacaaacaaaatattttatacacttcaaattaaaacccCTGCCGAAATATCTacagctcaaactaaatggcaaaatcTTCTTGgggaaaaataatttaattggaa of Dreissena polymorpha isolate Duluth1 chromosome 15, UMN_Dpol_1.0, whole genome shotgun sequence contains these proteins:
- the LOC127860829 gene encoding uncharacterized protein LOC127860829 isoform X3; amino-acid sequence: MGCASPCAAGAREQTAGVITEKHDIETVVTDGSDTIASSNMAGARELTAHALRYKQDLETVVMEASATFASATEAGARELTAHTLRGKHDIETVVMDASDTIASATEAGARELTAHTMRGKQDLETVVMDASDTIASATEAGARELTTHTTRGKQDIEATIDKGKEDIRKEVIRHITGIQPQRHDEEYLLHCYDDLKRRLIEHVLQNNHSMPPLMPNRDARFG